The stretch of DNA CTGGGTTAGTAATGGAACCATCGTTTCAACGACATTGCTTTTACTACTTCAGCATACTCATTCCCGGAGAGCCTGATCTTCGGTCAATTCCTAAGGCGATAATTGCGCAACTTTTTCTAGCCAACCGCCTAAATCAACAGCTTCTATCCCGCGAAGCGGTAACCTTTCACCCACCATAAAGCAGTTATATCCCCAAGTGGCTAAAAACAGTTTGACCGCCGTGAGCTCTGGTTCTTTTTGCACTTTACCAAGAGTTTTGAGGCGATCCTCAATAAACCAAAATGTTGATTTGTGTTTCTGTAATAATTGCTTTAAAATTTCGGATTTTGGCTGTTTTGTTTCTTTACCAAAAATATTCGAGCTGGGGAAATTAATATTTTGCTGTTGTAAAAGTTGATGAACAAACCGAGCTTCTTTCGTTGTAATAATGTAAGTTTCGACGGCATCATCTGCGAGTAATTGCTTTAAACAAGCGGGCATACCATCGTAAAACCGATGTAAGGATAGCCAATGGTCTAACTCGTTAGTAATTTGGCGATCGCGGACAGTATCGAGGGCCAACATCAACCCATCTTGCGTGGTATCCCAGTGACTTAGGCTTTGCGCTAAAATTCTTCGCCAATCTTGCCAAATCACATTGGAATTTTGGCCTTGTAATAAAACATGAATTAATACAACCATTTCCCAGCCTGTTTCGATGACTGGGCGTAACTCATAAAAAGCTGGACGAAGGGATTCTAAGGTCTTTTGTTCAAGGTTCGTTTGCGTAATTTGCTGGTAGGCGATCGCCGCCGAATGGAAATATTCTGCAAGGCCATCGCAAATGACACCATCAGAATCAAAAGCAATAACTTGAGAAACCATCAATCAGGAATTTGAGACTTCATACGGTCGAGGGTCAGATTCATCTGATCAAACATTTGCTGCGGTGTCATCCCAAATTGACCAAGCTGTGTCTTCATCTGTTCGACAGCCATCTGCGCCATAAAATCATCGGACAGCTCAAAGCGTTTCATAAAGATCTTGTAGCGATCCATCATCGCCTCCATCTGGTCGATGTACATCTTCTTGCCTTCGCGGTCAAACTTACCGAAATCGCTACCTAATTGCACAAGATTTTGATAATCCGTAAACAGACTTTGAGCTTCTTGTTGGACAATCTCTGAATCAAAAAATCCCATTTTACTTATCTTTTCCTAAATTAAATAACGCGAGAAGTTCACCCGCAGGAGAACGGAAGTTGTGATTTAACGATATTTGATACCATTAATTTTAATTCAGGCGGTTTTACGCCGCAAAGTATGGTTTTCCGCATTAAGCCCTATGAAACAGGCGATCGCCAAACTCGCTAACCAACCAAAAGACCGCAAGATTGCCATTGGACTTGCCCTAGCGGGTTCGGTTACGCCCCTCGCTGGTGTCCATAAATTTTACATCGGCCAACCTGTGTGGGGTGTGGTTTACTTACTGCTGTGGTCAACCCCCATACCGCAAATTGCCTGTGCCATCGAAGCCGTATGGTTTGTACTACAAGATTTCGATTCATTCCAAGAAAAATTTGGCCTTGCTAGCGCCCAAACCAATAAAACCCTCGAAATGGCAAAAAAAACCGAGGCGATCGCCTCAGCATTGCGAGAACTAGAAAAACTCCGCACAGAAGGTTTAATTACCGAATACGAATTTGAACAAAAACGCCGCGCTT from [Limnothrix rosea] IAM M-220 encodes:
- a CDS encoding HAD family hydrolase — protein: MVSQVIAFDSDGVICDGLAEYFHSAAIAYQQITQTNLEQKTLESLRPAFYELRPVIETGWEMVVLIHVLLQGQNSNVIWQDWRRILAQSLSHWDTTQDGLMLALDTVRDRQITNELDHWLSLHRFYDGMPACLKQLLADDAVETYIITTKEARFVHQLLQQQNINFPSSNIFGKETKQPKSEILKQLLQKHKSTFWFIEDRLKTLGKVQKEPELTAVKLFLATWGYNCFMVGERLPLRGIEAVDLGGWLEKVAQLSP
- a CDS encoding DUF1825 family protein translates to MGFFDSEIVQQEAQSLFTDYQNLVQLGSDFGKFDREGKKMYIDQMEAMMDRYKIFMKRFELSDDFMAQMAVEQMKTQLGQFGMTPQQMFDQMNLTLDRMKSQIPD
- a CDS encoding SHOCT domain-containing protein, whose amino-acid sequence is MKQAIAKLANQPKDRKIAIGLALAGSVTPLAGVHKFYIGQPVWGVVYLLLWSTPIPQIACAIEAVWFVLQDFDSFQEKFGLASAQTNKTLEMAKKTEAIASALRELEKLRTEGLITEYEFEQKRRALLE